TTTGCCCTTCTCGAGAATCGTCACTTCCGCCTCCGGCTGCAACCGGATGATCTTCGACGCCACTTTCGGGCCGGCAGCCACCCCGCCTACGATCACTACTCTCAGTTTAGCTGTCATCTCGGGAGCTCCTTGTCCCATTGCTGTTTCCGGGGCTGGCCCGGCGGGCATATCGGCGACTATCCGCGCTCCGCCCAAATCAGACCGCTCCGCCCACACGCGGCCCCCGGCACGGCCAATCATCGCNNNNNNNNNNNNNNNNNNNNNNNNNNNNNNNNNNNNNNNNNNNNNNNNNNNNNNNNNNNNNNNNNNNNNNNNNNNNNNNNNNNNNNNNNNNNNNNNNNNNCGCCCAAATCAGACCGCTCCGCCCACACGCGGCCCCCGGCACGGCCAATCATCGCGTGCACAAAGGGCAACCCCAAACCTACGCCCGGGGTCGAAGAGCCCGAAACGTTTTGCGTGCGCACGAAGGGCCGAAATACCGCCTCGCGCTCCGACTCCGGGATTCCGATGCCAGAATCCTCGACGGTAAACCGCACACGTTTGGTATCCTCACCCGGGGCGACGCTGAGACGCACGTGGCCGTGATCGGGCGTGTACTTGAACGCGTTGTTGAGCAACGCGTGGCATACTTCCGACAGCTCATCTTCGCTCGCGCGCACCCACACCGGTTCGACGGGCGTATCGCACCTGACCTGTATCTTCCGCCGGATGGCCGCGCCCGCGTACTGCCGTTCCGCGTTTCGCACCGCCCGGGCAAGATCCGCCACCGACGACGGCGGCTCCGTCGATTCCGCCGCGCGCGCAATGGCCAGCACACGGTTCCCCGCGTCCATGGCCTCGCGGCACCGCTGCCGCACCCGCTCGAGCAGGTCCCGCTGCTCCGCCGTCAGTTTCCCCGCGTACCCCTCGAGAAGAATCTCCATCTGCGACAACGCCGCATCCAACGGTGACCGCAATTGATGCGCCATCAGCGCCGCGAAATGGAGTTGGCCTGACTGTTCCTGATTGCTCATGTCCCGGGACCAATCTTGCTCGCCATTCACGAAGGTTCACCGCCACGAGTGTAGCGATTCGCGCGCATCGTGTAAATGTCGCCGCACCGCGCCGATCCGCCGCGGACATCCCTTCCACCCGGCGTTCAATCGGCCTCGACCGTGTAAAACCGGGTCTCCCCTTCCGCGAACTCTTCCGCAAACCCCGCCACGCGCCCCAGTTCAGCCTCATCGGGCAGGGTTCGCCGTACCGCAAACGTCCCGGGCAACCGAACCGTCTTCATGCCGCCAGTAGTAGCCGTCACGCTCAGAAACTCGCCGTCAGTCGTCAGCACGTCGTCGGAGTCCAGATATACATGCACACCCGACGCCGCAAGGATGTTTCGCAGCAGTTTGGCTGGCGCGTTCAGCGTGCCGATATAGACAGAGAAGCCCCCGTCCCGGCGCAGAGCGGCCGCTCCGGGACCACCGTCCCCGAACCGGCCGAGCACCTCGACCCCGGACGATTCCTCGATCCGCCACAACGGTTGAAGAGCGGTTGACACGCCAAACGGCGTTTCCGGCAGCCCGGCACAAAGCGGCGAACCTGTTTCTGGCGCGATCAGCGCGGCCACGCCGCCCTCCACTTCGCGCACGGGCATCCCGAGAAGCCTCCCTAGATTCTGAGTCTCGGGCCGGTCACTGATGAATCCGCTTCCATAGAACCACACGGCGGTTCTGCCTGCGGTCGCGCGCCCGGCCGCCTCGCGCTGAGCCTCAGTCAGCC
The window above is part of the Candidatus Hydrogenedentota bacterium genome. Proteins encoded here:
- a CDS encoding HAMP domain-containing sensor histidine kinase, with product MSNQEQSGQLHFAALMAHQLRSPLDAALSQMEILLEGYAGKLTAEQRDLLERVRQRCREAMDAGNRVLAIARAAESTEPPSSVADLARAVRNAERQYAGAAIRRKIQVRCDTPVEPVWVRASEDELSEVCHALLNNAFKYTPDHGHVRLSVAPGEDTKRVRFTVEDSGIGIPESEREAVFRPFVRTQNVSGSSTPGVGLGLPFVHAMIGRAGGRVWAERSDLG